The Pedobacter roseus genome contains a region encoding:
- a CDS encoding PAS domain-containing sensor histidine kinase, with translation MVELNNELFCALGDLSADGYFIFEPQQQKFLYLNKSFGDIWELETDQIFDHSQILLKQVHPEDLAHVISCYEECLEDGKEKKYEFRLLFAGREKYVRIIVFAVQDKANKRLIGTVEDTTVARHNKIHIEQINARKNITLEVLAHDLKEPLGMMKLTASSMEDSIAQTGDEQMMNSLSFIKDMCERNLLLVRSMINREFLKSSVVEIGKERADLVWELRDVVRFYKRSKLGKVKNIKFTSSAEQIYLHLDSMKFLQVINNLISNALKFTDDNGYIGLHAEELENTVLITVTDNGIGIPDELQPGLFDHLPETLRPGLKGEESGGFGMGIIKAIVDLHQGKIWFKSKTGVGTTFYIELPK, from the coding sequence ATGGTCGAATTAAATAATGAGCTTTTTTGTGCACTAGGCGATTTGTCTGCTGACGGATATTTTATTTTTGAACCTCAACAGCAAAAATTTTTATACCTGAACAAGTCCTTTGGCGACATTTGGGAATTGGAAACAGATCAGATTTTTGATCATTCGCAGATTCTTTTAAAGCAGGTACACCCTGAAGATTTAGCACATGTAATTTCCTGTTACGAAGAGTGTTTGGAGGATGGCAAAGAAAAAAAATACGAATTCCGTTTGTTATTTGCCGGTAGAGAGAAATATGTGCGCATTATTGTTTTTGCGGTTCAGGATAAGGCCAATAAGCGTTTAATCGGTACAGTAGAAGATACTACGGTGGCAAGGCATAACAAAATCCACATCGAACAGATCAATGCCCGTAAAAACATCACCCTGGAAGTATTGGCACACGACTTAAAAGAACCTCTGGGCATGATGAAGTTAACTGCTTCATCAATGGAAGATAGTATAGCGCAAACGGGTGATGAGCAGATGATGAATTCGCTTTCTTTTATAAAAGACATGTGCGAACGTAATTTACTGCTGGTGAGAAGTATGATTAACAGGGAATTTTTAAAATCATCAGTAGTAGAGATTGGTAAAGAAAGGGCCGACCTGGTATGGGAACTTAGAGATGTAGTTCGTTTTTACAAACGGTCTAAATTGGGAAAAGTCAAAAATATCAAGTTTACCAGTTCGGCAGAACAGATTTACCTGCATTTAGATAGCATGAAATTTCTTCAGGTGATTAATAATTTAATTTCGAATGCACTGAAGTTTACTGATGATAATGGTTACATTGGCCTACATGCCGAAGAGTTGGAAAACACGGTGCTGATTACCGTAACCGACAATGGAATAGGAATCCCGGATGAGTTACAGCCTGGTCTTTTTGATCATTTACCAGAAACGTTGAGGCCCGGTTTAAAGGGTGAAGAATCTGGCGGTTTTGGAATGGGCATTATCAAAGCAATTGTTGATTTACATCAAGGAAAAATCTGGTTTAAGAGTAAAACCGGTGTCGGAACTACCTTCTATATCGAGCTGCCAAAGTAG
- a CDS encoding Gfo/Idh/MocA family protein, translating into MNSKAQQKLNVAIAGLNHDHVYLIMNSYQKAEVNIIGIAESNPELVNRFKTRYKIPDSIFYNNLPDLLKKKKPDVVLAYNAISDHLAVVEAAAPLGISVMVEKPLAISVKQAERMAELAKQYKVHILTNYETTWYPSNQEIYKNVKESNTIGALRKMIVHDGHQGPKEIGVSKEFLSWLTDPDKNGAGALVDFGCYGANLMTWLMDNKAPISVTAITHQIKKEVYPKVDDDATILLEYPNATGIIEASWNWPFSIKDMEVFGETGYMQAINEKNIRARQNNKDGYEIYPAKTLAPTYANHLNYLSAILKGEIKPENNLSSLENNLIVVRILEAAKISAKTGKKVMLKQAGPKTK; encoded by the coding sequence ATGAATAGTAAGGCACAGCAAAAATTAAATGTAGCTATAGCCGGCTTAAACCATGATCATGTTTATCTGATTATGAACAGCTACCAAAAAGCTGAAGTTAACATCATTGGCATTGCCGAAAGTAACCCTGAACTGGTTAACCGGTTTAAAACGCGTTATAAGATACCTGACAGTATATTTTATAATAACCTGCCCGATTTATTAAAGAAAAAGAAACCTGATGTGGTGCTGGCCTATAATGCCATCAGCGATCATTTAGCAGTGGTAGAAGCTGCGGCTCCACTAGGCATATCGGTGATGGTAGAAAAACCTTTGGCCATTTCGGTTAAGCAGGCAGAACGGATGGCAGAATTGGCTAAACAGTATAAAGTACACATACTAACCAATTACGAAACCACCTGGTATCCGAGCAATCAGGAGATTTATAAAAATGTAAAAGAAAGCAATACCATCGGCGCACTCAGAAAAATGATTGTACACGATGGGCACCAGGGACCAAAAGAAATTGGCGTGAGCAAAGAATTTTTAAGCTGGTTAACCGACCCTGATAAAAATGGAGCAGGTGCGCTGGTCGATTTTGGCTGTTACGGTGCTAATTTAATGACCTGGTTAATGGATAACAAAGCCCCAATTTCTGTTACCGCCATCACCCATCAAATTAAAAAAGAGGTGTATCCTAAAGTAGATGACGATGCAACTATTTTATTGGAATACCCAAATGCAACAGGGATTATTGAAGCCTCGTGGAACTGGCCCTTTAGTATTAAGGATATGGAAGTATTTGGCGAAACTGGATATATGCAGGCCATTAATGAGAAAAACATAAGGGCAAGACAAAATAATAAAGATGGTTATGAAATCTATCCGGCCAAAACTTTAGCACCCACTTACGCCAATCATTTAAACTATTTATCTGCCATTTTAAAAGGAGAAATCAAACCTGAAAATAACCTTTCCTCTTTGGAGAATAATTTAATTGTGGTGAGAATTTTAGAGGCTGCAAAAATTTCGGCTAAAACGGGTAAAAAAGTGATGTTAAAACAGGCTGGCCCCAAAACAAAATAG
- a CDS encoding DUF1801 domain-containing protein, with product MAQNKTTENDLSVTDFLNTVTDETKRKDCFSLSDIIAETTGFKAKMWGTAIVGFGSYHYKYESGREGDAPLVGFSPRKDAIALYFSSEFKNREQLLAKFGKHKTAKACVYVKKMSDIDVEVLKEMVTNSVARISSLYP from the coding sequence ATGGCCCAGAATAAAACCACAGAAAACGATTTAAGTGTAACCGATTTTCTAAATACGGTAACCGACGAAACCAAACGGAAAGATTGTTTTAGTCTTTCGGATATTATTGCTGAAACCACAGGTTTTAAAGCGAAAATGTGGGGAACGGCCATTGTTGGTTTTGGCAGCTACCATTATAAATACGAAAGCGGCAGAGAAGGCGATGCACCTTTAGTTGGTTTTTCGCCACGGAAAGATGCCATAGCCCTATACTTCTCATCTGAGTTTAAAAACCGGGAACAACTGCTGGCTAAATTCGGAAAACACAAAACCGCTAAAGCATGCGTGTACGTAAAAAAAATGAGCGATATCGATGTGGAGGTGTTAAAAGAAATGGTTACGAATTCTGTTGCGAGGATTAGTAGTTTATATCCGTAA
- a CDS encoding alpha/beta hydrolase family protein produces MIKKLHLYLLIAGTCASLSAAAQDAISYQTPPKEIADLLLAKPTPGVSIDGKAEWILFSERNSYPSVEELAMPEYRIAGLRLNPNNYSPSRQTYINNFSLKNIKSNQSFQVAGLPTPLFAGNISWNPSENKIAFTNTTQKGVDLYIIDLATKKATKANKAFLNVVLGSGLTWLNDNTIIYRTVTKPASAAPTKPLMPKGPTIQQNLGKAAPSVTYQDLIKSPFDEQLFEFFATSQLVKNTAGVETPIGKPAIYGLTNLSPDKSYMMVETIRKPFSYLVSAYGFPSTVSITDLTGKTIKVIAELPSSEGTPSGYDNTQNVARGFDWRDDEPATLVWSKPLDSGLIKKDVPFHDAVYALSAPFTGTEKELFKTQTRYRGVQWGDANLALIMEGLRSKQTSKVSRYNPSTGAVEELYSRNQTDAYGNPGSPVTVKNKYGRQVIKTVDNGTKLLMNNIVGSSEKGDLPFLAKFDLTTKKNEIIWRSAEGTFEYVSDVINPDKLVLLTRKESQKLVPNYFIKNLVLRIADQPITNFTNPYPSLEGITKEKISYKRADGVDLTGDLYLPKGYNKDKDGPLPTLIWAYPREFNSAADAAQIRGSKDKFTTISWASPIFWVTRGYAVLDNAEMPIVAKDGKKPNDTFVDQLQLNAEAAINKLSALGVGDKKRMAVGGHSYGAFMTANLLAHTNLFAAGIARSGAYNRTLTPFGFQNEERTYWQAPQLYYEMSPFSYADKIKTPILLIHGDSDDNPGTFPINSERLFNAIKGAGGTTRFVFLPYEAHSYRGKENLLHMLWEQDQWLEKYVKNKK; encoded by the coding sequence ATGATTAAAAAATTACACCTCTATTTATTAATAGCTGGCACATGTGCATCGTTAAGCGCTGCAGCCCAGGATGCCATAAGCTATCAAACACCACCTAAAGAAATTGCTGATCTGCTACTAGCAAAGCCAACACCCGGCGTGAGCATTGACGGCAAGGCTGAATGGATCTTGTTCAGCGAGCGTAATTCCTACCCTTCGGTAGAAGAATTAGCAATGCCCGAGTACCGCATTGCGGGTTTAAGGTTAAACCCCAATAACTATTCGCCCAGCAGACAGACCTATATCAATAATTTTAGTCTTAAAAATATTAAATCTAACCAGAGTTTTCAGGTTGCTGGTTTGCCAACTCCGTTATTTGCAGGTAATATCAGCTGGAACCCTTCAGAAAACAAAATTGCTTTTACCAACACCACACAAAAAGGAGTAGATCTTTACATTATCGATCTGGCTACCAAAAAAGCAACAAAAGCCAATAAAGCTTTCTTAAACGTAGTTTTGGGCAGTGGACTTACCTGGTTAAATGATAATACCATTATTTACCGTACAGTAACCAAACCTGCCAGTGCCGCACCTACAAAACCTTTGATGCCAAAAGGGCCAACCATCCAGCAGAATTTAGGTAAAGCCGCACCAAGTGTTACTTATCAGGATTTAATTAAATCACCTTTCGACGAACAGTTGTTTGAGTTTTTTGCTACTTCACAACTGGTTAAAAATACGGCTGGGGTTGAAACACCAATCGGCAAACCGGCCATTTATGGCTTAACCAATTTATCGCCTGATAAAAGTTATATGATGGTAGAAACCATCCGCAAGCCTTTTTCTTACCTTGTTTCGGCTTATGGCTTTCCATCAACCGTAAGCATTACCGATTTAACAGGTAAAACCATCAAAGTTATTGCCGAGCTGCCATCATCAGAAGGTACGCCATCAGGTTATGATAATACACAAAATGTAGCCCGTGGTTTCGATTGGCGCGATGATGAACCTGCCACATTGGTTTGGAGCAAACCTTTAGATAGCGGCCTGATCAAAAAAGATGTTCCTTTTCACGATGCGGTTTATGCATTAAGCGCCCCTTTTACAGGAACTGAAAAAGAATTATTCAAAACACAAACCCGTTACCGTGGTGTACAATGGGGTGATGCCAACCTGGCCCTTATTATGGAAGGCTTACGTAGCAAACAAACCAGCAAAGTAAGCCGTTATAACCCGTCGACCGGAGCGGTTGAAGAATTATACAGCCGTAACCAAACTGATGCGTATGGCAATCCAGGCTCGCCCGTTACCGTTAAAAATAAATACGGCCGCCAGGTGATTAAAACTGTTGATAATGGCACCAAACTATTGATGAACAATATTGTGGGTTCATCAGAAAAAGGAGATTTGCCTTTCTTAGCTAAGTTCGACCTAACTACGAAAAAAAATGAAATTATCTGGCGCAGTGCCGAGGGTACTTTCGAATATGTAAGTGATGTGATCAATCCTGATAAACTGGTTTTGCTTACCCGTAAAGAAAGTCAGAAACTGGTTCCGAATTACTTTATCAAAAACCTGGTGCTGCGTATTGCCGATCAGCCGATTACCAATTTCACCAATCCCTATCCATCACTGGAAGGCATTACCAAAGAGAAAATTTCTTATAAACGTGCCGATGGGGTTGATTTAACAGGTGATCTGTATTTACCAAAAGGATATAATAAAGATAAAGACGGACCATTGCCGACCTTAATCTGGGCCTACCCGCGCGAGTTTAACTCTGCTGCCGATGCCGCACAGATCCGTGGATCGAAAGATAAATTTACCACCATCAGCTGGGCCTCTCCTATTTTTTGGGTAACCCGTGGTTATGCCGTTTTAGATAATGCCGAAATGCCAATTGTAGCTAAAGACGGTAAAAAACCAAACGATACTTTTGTGGATCAGTTACAGTTAAATGCCGAAGCAGCCATTAATAAATTATCGGCTTTAGGTGTTGGCGATAAAAAACGTATGGCTGTTGGCGGTCACAGTTATGGTGCCTTTATGACAGCGAATTTATTGGCGCATACCAACCTTTTTGCTGCAGGTATTGCCCGTAGTGGTGCTTATAACCGCACTTTAACGCCATTTGGTTTCCAAAACGAAGAACGTACTTACTGGCAGGCGCCTCAATTGTATTACGAAATGAGCCCATTTAGTTATGCTGATAAAATTAAAACCCCGATATTGTTAATCCACGGCGATTCTGACGATAACCCGGGTACATTCCCGATCAATAGCGAACGTTTGTTCAACGCTATAAAAGGAGCAGGCGGTACTACCCGTTTTGTATTTTTACCTTACGAAGCTCACAGTTACCGCGGTAAAGAAAACTTATTGCACATGCTTTGGGAACAAGACCAGTGGTTAGAAAAATATGTGAAAAACAAAAAATAA
- a CDS encoding DnaJ C-terminal domain-containing protein encodes MDYIDYYKILDLKKDATAEDIKKAYRKLARKHHPDLNPNNEEANKKFQQINEANEVLSDPEKRKKYDKYGKDWQHADQLDAQQQQQRQYQSQGGGYGGGSSYSGGFSGDDFSDFFSSMFGGGGGRSSRNSPFKGQDYNADLQLNLLDAYTTHKQTLTVNGKQVRITIPAGVENGQKIKLPGYGAAGVNNGPPGDLFIKFNISDDPKFKRKGNDIYIQEEIDLYTAVLGGEKIVETLNGKVKLKVPEGTQPDATLRLKGKGFPVYKKENQFGDLYIKWLVKLPTNLNPEQKELFEKLSKF; translated from the coding sequence ATGGACTACATAGACTATTATAAAATCCTCGATTTAAAGAAAGATGCAACAGCAGAGGATATTAAAAAAGCTTATAGAAAATTAGCCAGAAAACACCACCCCGATCTTAATCCCAACAACGAAGAAGCCAATAAAAAATTCCAACAGATTAATGAGGCCAACGAAGTGTTGAGCGATCCGGAGAAAAGAAAGAAATACGATAAATATGGTAAAGATTGGCAGCATGCCGATCAGTTAGATGCTCAGCAGCAGCAGCAAAGGCAATACCAATCGCAAGGTGGAGGCTATGGAGGAGGCAGCAGTTATTCAGGTGGTTTTAGTGGAGATGATTTTTCCGATTTCTTTTCCTCCATGTTTGGCGGAGGCGGTGGCAGAAGCAGCCGGAATTCGCCTTTCAAAGGTCAGGATTATAATGCCGATTTACAGTTAAACCTGCTCGATGCCTATACCACTCATAAACAAACCTTAACTGTTAATGGTAAACAGGTACGCATTACCATTCCGGCAGGGGTAGAAAACGGACAAAAGATTAAATTGCCTGGTTACGGTGCAGCAGGTGTTAACAATGGCCCTCCAGGCGATCTGTTTATCAAGTTTAACATCAGCGATGATCCTAAATTTAAACGCAAAGGAAACGACATTTATATTCAGGAAGAAATAGACCTGTACACCGCTGTTTTAGGAGGAGAAAAAATTGTAGAAACACTTAACGGCAAGGTAAAACTTAAAGTACCGGAAGGTACACAACCTGACGCTACCCTGCGCTTAAAAGGTAAAGGATTTCCTGTTTATAAAAAAGAAAACCAGTTTGGCGATCTATACATTAAATGGCTGGTAAAATTACCAACCAACTTAAACCCTGAGCAAAAAGAACTATTCGAAAAACTTTCCAAATTCTAA
- a CDS encoding chaperone modulator CbpM, with the protein METNLISVEEICAYHQVEINFIQSLEDFGLIHTTIKKQSVFLPIDELSKLEQYLRLAQDLEINLEGIHAVSHLLSQLQNMQEEMTALRNELNYYKQLNKH; encoded by the coding sequence ATGGAAACCAATTTAATATCAGTAGAAGAAATCTGTGCTTATCATCAGGTGGAAATTAATTTCATCCAATCACTCGAAGATTTTGGATTGATCCATACGACCATTAAAAAACAATCTGTTTTTTTACCTATTGATGAGTTATCTAAATTGGAGCAGTATCTCCGACTGGCGCAAGACCTCGAAATTAATTTAGAGGGCATTCATGCCGTTTCACATTTGTTAAGTCAGCTACAGAATATGCAGGAAGAAATGACTGCCTTGCGTAACGAGTTAAATTATTATAAACAACTTAACAAGCATTAA
- a CDS encoding helicase HerA-like domain-containing protein, with the protein MSDLSSKFIEKIKSSYAPTGSYIYLGAGILDGQVYSEAEVNLSLKMMNRHGLIAGATGTGKTRTLQLLAEQLSDAGVPVFMLDVKGDLSGLNQPGSVNPKIEERAKQLNKTFSPTGFPIEIYSLSGKTGSQMRATVLEFGPTLLSKILDLNDTQAGVMAVIFKYADDNKMPIIDLNDLKKLVSYLSEGAGAAEIKSSYGSISTATSGTMLRKIVAIEQQGLGGMFGEKSFDIEDLFERVDGKGTISLLNIADVQNQPVLYSTFLLSLLAELFNTMPEVGDLDKPKLVFFFDEAHLLFKNSSKAFLEQIETIIRLIRSKGIGVFFCTQAPSDVPESVLGQLGNRVQHALRAFTPNDVDALKKTVNTYPKSDFYEIDKILTSLGTGQALVTVLNEKGIPTEVSATMLTPPRAVMGPLTAADFDQVVHASPMYTKYKDAIDPESAYEILTKRINDQTAALEQQKQEAEAQKQAEQESKPKPGEKSLVEQVMGATITRQIGKEIVRGIFGMLTGKKTRSKTGGGLFGF; encoded by the coding sequence ATGAGCGATCTTTCTTCAAAATTCATCGAAAAAATAAAATCATCCTATGCCCCAACGGGCTCGTACATTTATTTAGGCGCCGGAATTTTAGACGGACAGGTTTACAGCGAGGCTGAAGTTAATTTATCATTAAAAATGATGAACAGACACGGCCTGATTGCCGGAGCTACAGGGACAGGTAAAACGCGTACGCTACAATTGCTGGCCGAACAGCTGTCGGATGCCGGAGTTCCCGTTTTTATGTTAGATGTGAAAGGCGATTTATCTGGCTTGAACCAACCCGGTTCAGTTAACCCTAAAATTGAGGAAAGGGCGAAGCAGCTCAATAAAACTTTCTCGCCAACCGGTTTCCCTATTGAGATTTACTCCCTTTCGGGTAAAACGGGTTCACAGATGCGCGCAACAGTCCTCGAGTTTGGCCCTACCCTTTTATCAAAAATTTTAGATCTAAACGATACACAGGCAGGTGTTATGGCGGTTATTTTTAAATATGCCGACGATAACAAAATGCCAATCATTGATTTAAACGATTTAAAAAAACTGGTTTCTTACCTGTCGGAAGGTGCTGGTGCTGCCGAAATTAAAAGCAGTTATGGCAGTATTTCAACAGCTACATCGGGTACCATGCTTAGAAAAATAGTTGCCATAGAGCAGCAGGGATTAGGCGGTATGTTTGGCGAAAAATCATTTGATATAGAAGATCTTTTCGAGCGGGTTGATGGCAAAGGCACCATTAGCTTGTTAAATATTGCCGATGTTCAGAACCAGCCTGTATTGTACTCAACTTTTTTACTCAGCCTGCTGGCCGAGTTATTTAATACTATGCCAGAGGTTGGCGACTTAGATAAGCCAAAACTCGTGTTCTTTTTTGATGAAGCACATTTATTGTTTAAAAACTCATCAAAAGCATTTTTAGAACAGATAGAAACCATTATCAGGTTAATCCGCTCAAAAGGCATTGGCGTTTTCTTTTGTACACAGGCACCGAGTGACGTTCCTGAAAGTGTTTTAGGACAACTGGGTAACCGCGTACAGCATGCATTAAGGGCGTTTACCCCAAATGATGTAGATGCTTTGAAAAAGACAGTGAATACTTATCCAAAATCAGATTTTTACGAGATTGATAAAATATTAACTTCATTAGGAACCGGACAGGCTTTAGTTACCGTACTCAATGAAAAAGGTATCCCAACAGAGGTTTCAGCAACCATGCTTACCCCACCCAGGGCCGTTATGGGTCCGTTAACTGCTGCTGATTTCGATCAGGTGGTTCACGCCAGTCCGATGTATACCAAATATAAAGATGCAATCGATCCGGAAAGTGCCTACGAAATTTTAACCAAACGCATTAACGATCAAACTGCTGCTTTAGAACAGCAAAAACAAGAAGCCGAAGCCCAAAAACAGGCTGAACAGGAAAGCAAACCTAAACCCGGCGAAAAAAGCCTGGTTGAACAGGTAATGGGCGCAACCATTACCCGCCAGATCGGTAAAGAAATTGTCCGCGGTATATTTGGCATGCTTACCGGAAAAAAAACACGGTCGAAAACCGGCGGCGGACTTTTTGGCTTTTAA
- a CDS encoding nucleotidyltransferase family protein produces the protein MKPTLLILAAGMASRYGSMKQIDGFGPNGETIIDYSIYDAINAGFGKVVFIIKEEFVDNFKAIFEPKLAGRIETDYVFQNFDLKQFGIEEEIYREKPWGTAHAILSGRNVIKEPFCVINADDYYGYDAFKKMVDFLTTEVTDSNYSIIGYEIGKTLSEFGAVSRGVCKVDASGNLEEIVERTKVYPKDGSIFYEENGEEFPLAYETPVSMNFWGFTPAVFKITEELFREFAEANKDKPKAEFFIPLIGENLVKSNTATFKVIPTSNKWFGVTYKEDKPYVQDSIDQLVKNGTYPEKLWN, from the coding sequence ATGAAACCCACCCTATTAATATTGGCTGCTGGTATGGCTAGCCGTTACGGAAGTATGAAACAGATTGATGGTTTTGGTCCCAATGGCGAAACCATTATCGATTACTCAATATATGATGCCATTAACGCAGGCTTTGGTAAAGTTGTATTTATCATTAAAGAAGAGTTTGTAGACAATTTTAAAGCCATTTTCGAGCCTAAACTGGCTGGCAGAATTGAAACAGATTACGTTTTCCAGAATTTCGATTTAAAACAGTTCGGTATCGAAGAAGAAATATACAGAGAGAAACCATGGGGTACTGCACATGCAATCCTTTCGGGCAGAAATGTAATTAAAGAACCATTTTGCGTAATTAACGCTGATGATTATTATGGTTACGATGCTTTTAAAAAGATGGTTGATTTCTTAACCACAGAAGTAACAGACAGCAATTATTCGATTATCGGTTATGAAATCGGTAAAACTTTATCAGAGTTTGGCGCAGTTTCGCGTGGTGTTTGTAAAGTAGATGCTTCAGGTAACCTGGAGGAAATTGTAGAACGTACGAAAGTTTATCCTAAAGATGGCAGTATTTTTTACGAAGAAAATGGAGAAGAATTTCCTTTAGCTTACGAAACACCGGTTTCAATGAATTTCTGGGGTTTTACACCAGCTGTTTTTAAAATTACCGAAGAATTGTTCAGGGAATTTGCAGAGGCAAACAAAGATAAACCTAAAGCAGAGTTTTTTATTCCATTAATTGGCGAAAACCTGGTGAAAAGCAACACTGCAACTTTTAAAGTAATACCTACTTCAAATAAATGGTTTGGTGTAACTTATAAAGAAGATAAACCTTATGTTCAGGATAGTATTGACCAATTGGTTAAAAACGGAACATATCCTGAAAAATTATGGAACTAA
- a CDS encoding phosphotransferase enzyme family protein, with translation MELNLDSEVLEAYGYAKENTKITQIGTGLINRTYLLSPQTEEKKYILQNINTSVFKSPQAIANNLRAISDYLNFNYPEYLFIKPVSTANSEEMAHIHNEYWRMLPFVPNTISLDVLADPKQAYEAARQFGKLSRLLDHFDAKTLQPTIPGFHDLGLRYEQFNLALNQADETLKQDAKAQISDALTHKYILDYYNSYAHRKDFPDRVMHHDTKISNVLLDSETNEGICVIDLDTIMPGKFISDLGDMMRTYLCAFSENETDLEKIKIRLPYFEAMIKGYLLEMKSILTETEKELIVFSGKYMIYMQALRFLTDFLNGNKYYPTSYPTQNLDRVKNQFKLLYELAVNEKELQDIIEENLV, from the coding sequence ATGGAACTAAATTTAGACTCCGAAGTTTTAGAAGCCTACGGATACGCTAAAGAAAATACAAAAATTACACAAATAGGTACGGGTTTGATTAACCGTACTTATTTGCTTTCGCCCCAAACGGAAGAGAAGAAATACATCCTTCAAAATATCAATACTTCGGTATTTAAATCACCCCAGGCCATTGCCAACAACCTCAGGGCAATTTCCGATTATCTTAACTTTAATTATCCTGAATATCTTTTTATAAAACCTGTTTCTACAGCTAACAGCGAGGAAATGGCGCATATCCATAATGAATATTGGCGAATGTTGCCTTTTGTGCCCAATACCATCTCTTTAGATGTTTTGGCCGATCCTAAGCAAGCCTATGAGGCTGCCAGGCAATTTGGTAAACTGAGCAGGTTATTAGATCACTTTGATGCCAAAACGCTTCAACCTACTATCCCTGGTTTTCACGATCTGGGCTTAAGGTATGAACAATTTAATTTGGCCTTAAACCAGGCTGATGAAACATTAAAACAAGATGCCAAAGCACAGATTTCAGATGCTTTAACACATAAATATATCTTAGATTATTATAACTCTTATGCCCATAGAAAGGATTTTCCAGACCGTGTAATGCACCACGATACCAAAATCAGTAATGTGTTATTGGATAGCGAAACAAATGAAGGGATTTGCGTAATCGACCTGGACACCATTATGCCTGGGAAATTTATTTCCGATCTGGGTGATATGATGCGCACCTATCTTTGTGCTTTCTCTGAAAATGAAACCGATCTGGAAAAGATCAAAATACGTTTGCCTTATTTCGAAGCAATGATTAAAGGCTATTTATTGGAAATGAAAAGCATTTTAACGGAAACGGAAAAAGAGCTTATAGTATTCTCGGGTAAATACATGATCTACATGCAGGCCCTGCGCTTTTTAACCGACTTTTTAAACGGAAACAAGTACTATCCGACAAGTTATCCTACCCAAAACTTAGATCGTGTTAAAAACCAGTTTAAACTGCTATATGAATTAGCTGTGAACGAAAAAGAATTACAGGATATTATTGAAGAAAACTTGGTTTAG